From the genome of Leguminivora glycinivorella isolate SPB_JAAS2020 chromosome Z, LegGlyc_1.1, whole genome shotgun sequence, one region includes:
- the LOC125241728 gene encoding testis-specific serine/threonine-protein kinase 3-like, with protein MESPSVYAALREKKFILQHLLGEGSYAKVYRAVYIVDETRTVDLACKVIDTSTAPRAYLTKFLPRELDILARVNHPHIIHVTNIYQRYAKYFVFMRLGENGDLLNYISTKGPLSEAQCRVWMRQLMCALEYMHALNVAHRDLKCENILISANFNVKLTDFGFARRTREAGGPNDAMSDTFCGSLLYAAPEILKGVPYAPKMADVWSMGVILYAMLNKALPFNDNSVRVLYDKQIQRKWRFRSKVVSVVSPECLSLVTAMLEPDAQLRPTATAVFSGPWIALEPRLTKYTAMEESLLKQAMKDLEKPRALEENESETGNMKTLKKLDPSLMAPVNGSGPLAGK; from the exons ATGGAGTCACCGTCAGTCTACGCTGCACTGCGAGAAAAGAAGTTCATACTGCAACACTTGCTGGGAGAAGGATCTTATGCTAAA GTTTACAGAGCAGTCTACATCGTTGACGAAACCCGTACCGTCGATCTAGCGTGTAAAGTGATCGACACGTCTACCGCTCCCCGCGCCTACTTGACCAAGTTCCTGCCGCGCGAGCTGGACATCCTCGCCCGCGTCAACCATCCCCACATCATACACGTCACCAACATCTACCAGCGCTACGCCAAGTACTTTGTATTCATGCGATTAGGCGAGAACGGTGATCTCCTAAATTACATATCAACCAAAGGGCCCCTATCTGAAGCCCAGTGCAGAGTTTGGATGCGGCAGTTGATGTGCGCCCTAGAATACATGCATGCCCTCAATGTCGCACACAGAGACCTTAAGTGCGAGAACATCCTCATTTCTGCAAATTTCAATGTGAAATTAACAGATTTTGGTTTCGCGCGCCGAACGCGGGAGGCTGGAGGGCCCAACGATGCTATGTCAGACACATTTTGTGGCTCTCTTTTGTACGCGGCTCCGGAGATACTGAAGGGTGTACCATATGCGCCGAAAATGGCCGACGTGTGGTCCATGGGAGTTATTCTATACGCTATGCTTAATAAAGCCCTACCGTTTAACGACAATTCTGTGCGGGTGTTATATGACAAACAG ATACAGCGCAAGTGGCGTTTCCGCTCAAAGGTGGTCAGCGTTGTGTCGCCAGAGTGTCTGTCGCTGGTGACGGCGATGTTGGAGCCGGACGCGCAGTTGCGGCCCACTGCCACCGCTGTCTTCAGCGGGCCTTGGATCGCCTTGGAACCCCGATTAACCA AGTATACTGCAATGGAGGAATCATTGCTTAAGCAGGCGATGAAGGATTTAGAAAAGCCGCGAGCTCTCGAGGAAAATGAATCTGAAACAG gTAATATGAAAACACTAAAGAAGTTAGATCCCTCATTGATGGCTCCTGTTAACGGCAGTGGACCTTTGGCTggaaaataa